From the genome of Papaver somniferum cultivar HN1 chromosome 2, ASM357369v1, whole genome shotgun sequence, one region includes:
- the LOC113353938 gene encoding protein PLANT CADMIUM RESISTANCE 8-like yields MLGGNGDVQKAHSTAEMPWSTGLFSCHENLKNALLTTVLPCVTFGQIAEIVDEGETNSAKAGFICCLTANIPCWGKLKGCKYRGKLRRKFNLVEEPLGDSLSHVLCPLCSLCQEFRELKNRGLDPSLGWEEASIVAQNKIPPVNQTMFK; encoded by the exons ATGCTTGGAGGAAATGGTGATGTTCAAAAGGCTCACAGTACTGCTGAGATGCCATGGTCAACTGGATTATTTAGCTGCCATGAAAACTTGAAAAATG CTCTACTCACGACGGTGTTGCCATGCGTAACGTTTGGGCAGATAGCTGAGATTGTCGACGAAGGAGAAACAA ATTCTGCTAAGGCTGGTTTCATCTGTTGTCTGACTGCAAATATACCGTGCTGGGGAAAATTGAAGGGTTGCAAGTACAGGGGAAAATTGAGGAGAAAATTTAATTTGGTTGAGGAACCGTTGGGAGATTCACTGTCTCATGTGCTTTGTCCATTGTGTTCACTTTGTCAGGAATTCCGAGAACTCAAAAATAGAGGACTTGATCCTTCCCTAG GATGGGAGGAAGCAAGTATTGTGGCTCAAAACAAGATTCCCCCGGTTAACCAAACTATGTTCAAGTAG
- the LOC113353937 gene encoding probable xyloglucan endotransglucosylase/hydrolase protein 26: protein MRNSQAIFLAVFLFFIGFDNQLSVVVVEANFWDTTYFNWGAHHSSVYNNGDDKLQVINMYLTNVYLCCFAGSGIESKKQFLFGSIEMQIKLVPGNSAGTVTAYYLSSKGDKHDEIDFEFLGNVSGKPYIIHTNVFAQGVGNKEQQFYPWFDPTTGFHNYTVHWNPSQIVWFVDGIPIRAFRNYEYLGIKYPNRQGMKAYSSLWNADNWATRGGLDKIDWNKSPFSAKLRKFTPRACTWFGQGSIGYCSSKANWYISFAYSNLNYAQKGQMKWVRDKYMIYDYCKDTKRFNWNMPRECSLQQF, encoded by the exons ATGAGGAACTCGCAGGCAATTTTCTTGGCTGTTTTCCTCTTCTTCATTGGATTTGATAATCAACTCTCTGTGGTTGTGGTTGAAGCCAACTTTTGGGATACCACGTATTTCAACTGGGGAGCTCATCACTCCTCTGTGTACAACAACGGCGACGATAAACTGCAGGTAATTAACATGTAC CTTACTAATGTGTATTTGTGCTGCTTTGCAGGATCAGGAATTGAAAGCAAGAAACAGTTCCTTTTTGGCAGCATTGAAATGCAAATCAAATTAGTACCCGGAAATTCCGCAGGAACAGTCACTGCCTACTAC CTTTCTTCGAAGGGTGATAAGCACGATGAAATAGATTTCGAGTTCTTGGGTAATGTATCTGGAAAACCTTATATCATCCATACAAATGTTTTTGCTCAAGGAGTTGGAAACAAAGAACAACAATTCTACCCTTGGTTTGATCCTACCACAGGGTTCCACAATTACACCGTTCACTGGAACCCAAGCCAAATTGT GTGGTTTGTTGATGGAATTCCAATCCGTGCATTCCGTAACTACGAATACTTGGGAATCAAATATCCAAACAGGCAGGGTATGAAGGCTTACAGCAGTTTATGGAATGCTGATAACTGGGCAACCAGAGGTGGGCTTGATAAAATAGACTGGAATAAATCACCCTTCTCAGCTAAATTGCGGAAGTTCACGCCAAGAGCTTGCACTTGGTTTGGACAAGGCAGTATCGGTTACTGTTCCTCGAAGGCTAACTGGTACATTTCTTTTGCATATAGCAACTTGAATTATGCTCAGAAAGGTCAAATGAAATGGGTTAGAGACAAGTATATGATCTATGACTACTGCAAGGATACTAAAAGGTTCAACTGGAACATGCCTCGCGAGTGTTCCTTACAACAGTTTTAA